The Pseudomonas wenzhouensis genome has a segment encoding these proteins:
- a CDS encoding HDOD domain-containing protein has protein sequence MPTSKSLPRTLDTWLQQLGKLPLPIEQQQHVRLRRILADSRLNWREIAEAIEASPSFALQVLREVNQSGNSLSAPAESVETALSRLGLTRCEALLNLAPALPEQDIPLAFRQILLISQHASQQARGLFGARLARLWNELHGCSLLFLAPVWPLLYAHPELFDAWEQRVLLKGERPAAVEQELLGVPLIQLCIKLAERWRLPEWIVRGYRLLERDRRQLVKALHIARDNEHPLHQQQMLDADIPLRHWLTHPSNCVLLANGLAVSAHHAWDTAHSLRWQRLTGLYLQIPLSELQQEVHQHAVSSARLSHDAALWHPAQALIWPWHVHRLKPAVSAPPPPKRDALALWRQHCARLLAEPSSFANVLQLTACARDALQACGMQRILVLLADRTHTRLQVQQAAGLDASAASLSLDPTQSQVLRRLLDAPGQLRLTPGNVAQFSALLPGHLKALFPSEHLLLRSLANNGRVVLLLVADQSGQPLNDVSLQAVGKTAQCIERALGSFSRRGR, from the coding sequence ATGCCGACGTCAAAGTCTCTACCGCGTACGCTGGACACCTGGTTACAACAACTGGGCAAACTGCCCCTGCCGATCGAGCAGCAGCAGCATGTGCGCCTGCGGCGCATTCTCGCCGATAGCCGTCTCAACTGGCGTGAAATCGCCGAGGCGATAGAAGCGAGCCCCTCCTTTGCCCTGCAAGTGCTGCGCGAGGTCAATCAATCGGGCAACAGCCTCAGCGCCCCTGCAGAAAGCGTCGAGACGGCATTGTCGCGCCTGGGTCTGACCCGCTGCGAAGCCCTGCTCAACCTGGCCCCCGCACTGCCCGAACAGGATATACCGCTGGCCTTCAGGCAAATCCTGCTCATCAGTCAGCACGCCAGCCAGCAGGCCCGGGGGCTGTTCGGTGCGCGCCTGGCACGCCTGTGGAATGAACTGCATGGCTGCAGCCTGCTGTTTCTGGCGCCGGTCTGGCCGCTGCTGTATGCCCACCCCGAACTGTTCGACGCCTGGGAACAACGCGTGCTGCTCAAAGGCGAACGTCCGGCAGCAGTGGAGCAGGAGCTGCTCGGCGTCCCCCTGATTCAACTGTGCATCAAGCTGGCCGAGCGCTGGCGTCTGCCGGAGTGGATCGTACGCGGCTACCGCCTGCTCGAACGAGATCGTCGCCAGTTGGTCAAGGCCCTGCATATCGCCCGCGATAACGAGCACCCACTGCATCAACAGCAGATGCTCGATGCCGACATTCCCCTGCGCCACTGGCTTACCCACCCCAGCAATTGCGTGCTGCTGGCCAACGGTCTGGCGGTGTCGGCTCACCATGCCTGGGATACCGCGCACAGCCTGCGCTGGCAGCGCCTCACCGGCCTGTACCTGCAGATCCCGTTGAGCGAATTGCAGCAGGAAGTGCACCAGCATGCCGTCAGCAGCGCCCGCCTGAGCCATGACGCTGCGCTGTGGCATCCCGCCCAGGCCTTGATCTGGCCGTGGCATGTCCACCGACTGAAACCTGCCGTCAGCGCCCCACCGCCACCAAAGCGTGACGCGCTCGCCTTGTGGCGACAGCACTGCGCACGCCTGCTGGCCGAGCCCAGCAGCTTTGCCAATGTGCTACAGCTGACCGCATGTGCCCGCGATGCCCTGCAAGCCTGCGGCATGCAACGCATCCTCGTGCTACTCGCCGACCGCACGCACACCCGCCTGCAGGTGCAGCAAGCGGCCGGCCTGGATGCCAGCGCAGCGAGCCTGAGCCTCGATCCGACACAAAGTCAGGTGCTCCGGCGCTTGCTCGACGCACCTGGGCAATTGCGCCTGACGCCAGGCAACGTGGCGCAGTTTTCTGCCTTGCTGCCGGGTCACCTCAAGGCGCTGTTCCCCAGCGAGCATCTGCTGCTGCGCTCACTGGCCAATAACGGTCGTGTGGTGCTGCTGCTCGTGGCCGACCAGAGTGGCCAGCCGCTCAACGACGTCAGCCTGCAGGCTGTCGGCAAGACCGCGCAGTGCATCGAACGCGCGCTGGGCAGCTTCTCCAGGCGCGGACGCTGA
- the motA gene encoding flagellar motor stator protein MotA: protein MVRIIGIIVVFGCVLGGFILSGGQFMALVHPFEVLIIGGAALGAFLQANPGSMFMTVFKKSLSMFGTRFTHTYYLEVLKLLYEILNKSRREGMMAIEADVEDPNASPIFSKYPGVLRDARMTAFICDYLRIMSSGNMAPHELEGLFDMELASLKEEVEHPAHAVAKVADGMPAMGIVAAVLGIVITMSILAEADNAQIGEKVGTALVGTFLGILASYGFFGPLSNALEHDAKEELNLYEAIKATLVASASGMPPTLAVEFGRKVLYPAHRPSFSELEQAMRGS from the coding sequence ATGGTAAGAATCATTGGCATCATCGTTGTTTTCGGCTGCGTACTCGGCGGATTCATCCTCTCGGGCGGGCAGTTCATGGCTCTGGTTCACCCCTTCGAGGTGCTGATCATCGGCGGTGCGGCGCTGGGGGCATTTTTGCAGGCCAACCCGGGCAGCATGTTCATGACCGTGTTCAAGAAGTCCTTGAGCATGTTCGGTACGCGCTTTACCCATACCTACTACCTGGAAGTTCTCAAGCTTCTCTACGAGATTCTCAACAAGAGTCGCCGCGAGGGCATGATGGCTATCGAGGCCGACGTCGAGGATCCCAACGCCAGTCCGATCTTCAGCAAGTACCCTGGCGTGCTCAGGGATGCGCGGATGACCGCCTTCATCTGCGACTACCTGCGCATCATGTCCTCCGGCAACATGGCACCGCATGAGCTGGAAGGCCTGTTCGACATGGAGCTGGCCAGCCTCAAGGAAGAAGTGGAACACCCGGCGCATGCCGTGGCCAAGGTCGCCGACGGCATGCCGGCCATGGGGATCGTTGCGGCGGTGTTGGGTATCGTGATCACCATGTCGATCCTGGCCGAGGCGGACAACGCGCAAATCGGCGAAAAGGTGGGTACTGCCCTGGTCGGTACCTTCCTCGGCATTCTCGCTTCCTACGGTTTCTTCGGCCCACTGTCGAACGCCCTTGAGCACGATGCCAAGGAAGAGCTGAATCTCTACGAAGCGATCAAGGCGACCCTGGTTGCATCGGCGTCCGGCATGCCGCCGACCCTGGCCGTGGAGTTCGGGCGCAAGGTCTTGTATCCGGCGCACCGTCCGAGCTTCAGTGAGCTCGAACAGGCCATGCGCGGCAGCTAA
- the motB gene encoding flagellar motor protein MotB — protein MENNQPIIVKRVKKVAGGHHGGAWKIAFADFATAMMAFFLVMWLMTSATPEQKKAISGYFQDPIGFTESASPYVIDLGGTPTPAPERTLNPDISETPESQPDETGISTDQIETLADKMEQERLELLLQELQNKVEDNPELQRFKDQILFEITQDGLRIQIMDAENRPMFALGSANLQPYFEDILLVMADTIRAVPNKISISGHTDAKPFVGRGDFGNWELSSNRANAARRVLIAGGYPDEQVARVVGYASSALFDREDPFNPVNRRIDIVVLTKKAQRAIEGEQGANGDAPAPDQAPATTPSDAPAEALPEDQLRERLNIFEGGGSPLDQLNNQ, from the coding sequence ATGGAAAATAACCAACCCATCATCGTCAAGCGGGTCAAGAAGGTCGCGGGCGGGCACCATGGCGGTGCCTGGAAGATTGCCTTCGCCGACTTCGCAACCGCCATGATGGCGTTCTTTCTGGTGATGTGGCTGATGACATCGGCCACGCCGGAGCAGAAGAAGGCCATTTCCGGTTATTTCCAGGACCCCATTGGCTTCACCGAAAGCGCCAGCCCCTACGTCATCGACCTGGGCGGCACGCCGACGCCGGCCCCTGAGCGCACGCTCAATCCGGATATCTCCGAGACCCCCGAGAGCCAGCCGGACGAGACGGGGATCAGCACCGATCAGATCGAGACCCTGGCCGACAAGATGGAGCAGGAGCGTCTCGAGCTGCTGTTGCAGGAGTTGCAGAACAAGGTCGAGGACAACCCCGAGTTGCAGCGCTTCAAGGACCAGATCCTGTTCGAGATCACCCAGGATGGCTTGCGCATCCAGATCATGGACGCCGAGAACCGGCCGATGTTCGCCCTGGGTAGCGCCAACCTGCAGCCTTATTTCGAAGACATCCTGCTGGTCATGGCCGATACCATCCGTGCGGTGCCGAACAAGATCAGCATCAGTGGCCATACCGATGCCAAGCCCTTCGTCGGGCGGGGTGATTTCGGCAACTGGGAGTTGTCATCCAATCGCGCCAATGCCGCCCGGCGGGTGCTGATCGCTGGCGGCTATCCGGACGAGCAGGTGGCGCGGGTGGTCGGCTATGCGTCGTCGGCACTATTCGATCGTGAGGATCCGTTCAATCCGGTCAACCGGCGCATCGATATCGTCGTGCTGACCAAGAAGGCGCAGCGTGCGATCGAGGGTGAGCAGGGCGCGAACGGTGACGCGCCTGCGCCAGACCAGGCGCCTGCGACAACCCCTTCAGATGCCCCGGCAGAGGCATTGCCCGAGGATCAGTTGCGCGAGCGTCTGAATATCTTCGAGGGTGGCGGCAGCCCGCTCGATCAACTGAACAATCAGTAA
- the rsgA gene encoding small ribosomal subunit biogenesis GTPase RsgA, with protein MAKRQLNRRQNWRIEKIQGERAARAAKRESKAVEALEGGDLGPEQTGLVIAHFGVQVEIEGLQGELAGQVFRCHLRANLPALVTGDQVVWRPGNQGDGVIVAQLPRNSELCRPDMRGQLKPVAANVDQIVIVFAPLPEPHANLIDRYLVAAEHAGIRPLLLLNKADLIDEQNQVALDALLKVYRELEYPLLEVSAHQGDGMEQLKHRLNGNISVFVGQSGVGKSSLVNSLLPGIDTRVGALSELTGKGTHTTTTARLFHFPGGGQLIDSPGIREFGLGHVSRDDVEAGFIEFHELLGRCRFRDCKHDREPGCALLKALEDGRVQPQRMASYRHIIASLPQDDY; from the coding sequence ATGGCCAAACGCCAACTCAACCGCCGCCAGAACTGGCGCATCGAAAAGATTCAGGGCGAACGCGCTGCCCGCGCTGCCAAACGTGAATCGAAGGCCGTGGAAGCCCTCGAAGGCGGCGACCTGGGGCCGGAGCAGACCGGTCTGGTCATCGCCCACTTCGGCGTCCAGGTGGAAATCGAGGGCTTGCAGGGCGAGCTGGCCGGCCAGGTGTTTCGCTGCCACCTGCGCGCCAACCTGCCGGCACTGGTCACCGGTGATCAGGTGGTCTGGCGCCCCGGCAATCAGGGTGACGGCGTAATCGTCGCGCAACTGCCGAGAAACAGCGAACTGTGTCGCCCCGACATGCGCGGCCAACTCAAGCCGGTGGCAGCCAACGTCGATCAGATCGTCATCGTCTTCGCACCACTACCCGAGCCGCACGCCAACCTGATCGACCGTTACCTGGTGGCCGCCGAGCACGCGGGCATTCGCCCGCTGCTGCTGCTGAACAAGGCCGACCTGATCGACGAACAGAATCAGGTGGCGCTGGACGCATTGCTCAAGGTCTATCGTGAGCTCGAGTACCCGCTGCTGGAAGTCTCGGCCCATCAGGGCGATGGCATGGAGCAGCTGAAACATCGCCTGAACGGAAACATCAGCGTATTCGTCGGCCAATCAGGCGTGGGCAAATCATCCCTGGTCAACAGCCTACTGCCCGGCATCGATACGCGCGTTGGGGCATTGTCGGAGCTGACCGGCAAAGGCACGCACACCACCACCACCGCACGGCTATTCCATTTCCCCGGTGGCGGCCAGTTGATCGACTCACCCGGCATTCGCGAATTCGGCCTGGGCCATGTCAGCCGTGATGACGTTGAGGCAGGCTTCATCGAATTTCACGAGTTGCTCGGGCGCTGCCGCTTCCGTGACTGCAAACATGACCGCGAGCCAGGCTGCGCACTGCTCAAGGCGCTCGAGGACGGCCGCGTGCAACCTCAGCGCATGGCCAGCTACCGACACATCATCGCCAGCCTGCCGCAGGACGATTACTGA
- a CDS encoding class I SAM-dependent methyltransferase yields MTAGEERAVLRLPLLRALLAQGLALALVVVLVYLLALLPWRMSLFSVALLQGVVAAGIGWRLGLSRWWLWINLAFLPALLVMQRADLPAWLFLLGFVLLLLVNWNSLREQVPLYLSGRKAQRRLQQCLSEREPPLRFVDLGCGTAGTVLQMARRFPRGQFVGVETAPLLFAFAWLRCLLQENCSIRYQSLWQVELREFDVVYCFLSPVPMPRLWAKAQVEMRAGSWLISNTFEIPGVPADRKLEINEGRQTALLLWRMKGAEIR; encoded by the coding sequence ATGACGGCAGGCGAGGAACGAGCGGTGCTGCGGCTACCGTTATTGCGCGCTCTTTTGGCGCAGGGTCTGGCCTTGGCGCTGGTGGTGGTGCTGGTCTATCTGCTGGCGTTGCTGCCCTGGCGCATGTCGTTGTTTTCGGTGGCGCTGCTGCAAGGTGTTGTGGCCGCCGGGATCGGCTGGCGCCTGGGTCTGTCACGCTGGTGGTTGTGGATCAATCTGGCGTTTCTGCCCGCGCTGCTGGTGATGCAGCGCGCCGATTTACCGGCCTGGTTGTTCCTGCTGGGCTTCGTCCTGCTGCTACTGGTCAACTGGAACAGTCTGCGCGAACAGGTGCCGCTCTACCTGAGTGGGCGCAAGGCGCAGCGACGCCTGCAGCAGTGCTTGAGCGAGCGTGAGCCGCCGCTGCGCTTCGTCGACCTGGGCTGTGGTACTGCTGGTACGGTGCTGCAGATGGCCAGACGGTTTCCGCGCGGGCAGTTCGTTGGTGTCGAGACGGCGCCGCTGCTCTTCGCTTTCGCCTGGCTACGCTGCCTGCTGCAGGAGAACTGCAGCATTCGTTATCAAAGCCTATGGCAGGTCGAGTTGCGTGAGTTCGATGTCGTCTACTGCTTCCTGTCGCCGGTGCCGATGCCGCGACTGTGGGCCAAGGCGCAGGTCGAGATGCGCGCCGGCAGCTGGCTGATCAGCAACACCTTCGAGATACCGGGTGTGCCGGCTGATCGCAAGCTTGAGATCAACGAAGGGCGGCAAACGGCGCTGTTGCTCTGGCGTATGAAGGGTGCCGAGATCCGCTAG
- the orn gene encoding oligoribonuclease gives MQNPNNLIWIDLEMTGLEPERDVIIEMATVVTDSELNVLAEGPVIAVHQSDEALAAMDEWNTRTHGQSGLTQRVRESKIDTASAEAQTIAFLEQWVPKGKSPICGNSIGQDRRFLYKYMPALEAYFHYRYLDVSTLKILAGMWAPEVKDSFQKTATHQALDDIRESIAELRHYREHFLKV, from the coding sequence ATGCAAAACCCCAATAACCTGATCTGGATCGACCTGGAAATGACCGGCCTGGAGCCGGAGCGCGACGTGATCATCGAGATGGCCACCGTCGTCACCGACAGCGAGCTGAACGTGCTGGCCGAAGGCCCGGTGATCGCCGTTCACCAGAGCGACGAAGCGCTGGCCGCTATGGACGAATGGAACACCCGCACCCATGGCCAGAGCGGTCTGACCCAGCGCGTACGTGAAAGCAAGATCGACACGGCGTCGGCCGAAGCGCAGACCATCGCCTTCCTCGAGCAATGGGTGCCCAAGGGCAAGTCGCCGATCTGCGGCAACAGCATTGGCCAGGATCGTCGTTTCCTCTACAAGTACATGCCCGCGCTGGAAGCCTACTTCCACTATCGCTACCTGGACGTGTCGACGCTGAAGATCCTCGCCGGCATGTGGGCGCCCGAGGTCAAGGACAGCTTCCAGAAAACCGCGACCCACCAGGCGCTGGATGACATTCGCGAGTCCATTGCCGAGCTGCGCCACTACCGTGAGCATTTCCTCAAGGTGTAA
- the queG gene encoding tRNA epoxyqueuosine(34) reductase QueG — translation MSEQHLDLDLLAQSIKDWGRELGFQQVGISDVELGEHEAHLQRWLEAGYQGEMDYMAAHGSKRSHPDELVPGTLRVVSLRMDYLPGDTQMAQRLKEPEQAYVSRYALGRDYHKLIRKRLQQLAERIQQQIGPFGYRAFVDSAPVLEKAIAEKAGLGWIGKNTLVLNRKAGSYFFLGELFVDLPLPVDAPHASEHCGRCSACMDICPTAAFAGPYVLDARRCISYLTIELKGSIPEELRAPIGNRVFGCDDCQIVCPWNRFARPTEQGDFQPRHGLDNSSLAELFLWTEEEFLGRTEGSPLRRAGYERWLRNLAVGLGNAPSTIPVLEALQARREHPSELVREHVAWALEQHGAL, via the coding sequence ATGTCCGAACAGCATCTCGACCTCGACCTTCTCGCCCAATCCATCAAGGACTGGGGGCGCGAGCTGGGCTTCCAGCAGGTTGGCATCAGCGATGTCGAGCTGGGCGAGCACGAAGCGCACCTGCAACGCTGGCTGGAGGCCGGCTACCAGGGCGAAATGGACTACATGGCCGCCCATGGCAGCAAGCGCTCACACCCGGACGAACTGGTACCTGGCACCCTGCGCGTGGTGTCGCTGCGCATGGACTATCTGCCCGGCGACACGCAGATGGCCCAGCGCCTCAAAGAGCCGGAACAGGCCTACGTATCGCGCTACGCCCTGGGCCGCGACTACCACAAGCTGATCCGCAAGCGCCTGCAACAACTGGCCGAACGTATCCAGCAACAAATCGGCCCGTTCGGCTACCGCGCCTTCGTCGACAGTGCACCGGTACTGGAGAAAGCCATCGCCGAAAAAGCCGGCCTGGGCTGGATCGGCAAGAACACCCTGGTGCTCAACCGCAAGGCCGGCAGCTATTTCTTTCTCGGCGAGCTGTTCGTCGACCTGCCACTGCCGGTGGATGCCCCACACGCCAGCGAGCATTGCGGACGCTGCAGCGCGTGCATGGATATCTGCCCCACTGCAGCCTTCGCCGGCCCTTATGTACTGGACGCGCGGCGCTGTATCTCCTACCTGACCATCGAGCTGAAGGGCTCAATTCCCGAAGAATTGCGCGCGCCCATCGGTAACCGGGTATTCGGCTGCGATGACTGCCAGATCGTCTGCCCCTGGAATCGCTTCGCCCGGCCCACCGAACAGGGCGACTTCCAGCCGCGCCACGGCCTGGACAACAGCAGCCTGGCCGAGCTGTTCCTGTGGACGGAAGAGGAATTTCTCGGCCGCACTGAAGGCTCGCCGCTGCGCCGCGCCGGCTACGAACGCTGGTTGCGCAACCTGGCGGTCGGCCTGGGCAATGCGCCCTCCACCATCCCGGTGTTGGAGGCGCTACAGGCGCGCCGCGAACACCCGTCGGAGCTGGTACGCGAGCATGTGGCGTGGGCCCTGGAGCAGCACGGCGCCTTGTAG
- a CDS encoding NAD(P)H-hydrate dehydratase, with the protein MHSFSASLPFSLHSAAQVRALDAQLIAAGTSGFALMQRAAHAAWRALRRRWPEAGEITVLAGRGNNAGDGYLIAALAQRAGWRVRVLAVGDPAALSGDAAQARAEARDAGVAILPWSECAPLAGVVVDALLGTGLTGDVREPCAQAIRLLNQSRLPVLAVDIPSGLQADTGARLGVAVRADLTVTFIALKLGLFTGVGPQLCGELQFDDLQGDAELLARAPSVAQRLDPANLPRLAARSPVAHKGQFGHLLVVGGDLGMGGAALLCADSALRAGAGLVSLATRAEHVAAALVRRPEIMCAAVASANQLLSLVERADVCVVGPGLGQGAWSRSLLSGVAGSDQPQVWDADALNLLAAGQVSAPRHGVLTPHPGEAARMLGIETAVLQTDRPAAARALAQRFGLVVVLKGAGSLVAAPDGRLALCDRGHPAMAGAGLGDVLAGLIGALLAQGMAAYDAACLAVWLHARAGEVLAVQGRGLAAGDLPCTIRQLLEEVCPCTK; encoded by the coding sequence ATGCATTCATTTTCCGCTTCTTTGCCGTTTAGCCTGCACAGTGCCGCACAGGTGCGTGCGCTGGATGCGCAGTTGATTGCAGCCGGTACGTCCGGATTCGCGCTGATGCAGCGCGCTGCCCATGCCGCCTGGCGCGCCCTGCGCCGGCGCTGGCCGGAGGCTGGCGAAATCACCGTGCTGGCCGGGCGTGGCAACAATGCTGGCGATGGTTATCTGATTGCTGCCCTGGCTCAGCGTGCCGGCTGGCGTGTGCGGGTCTTGGCCGTTGGCGATCCCGCCGCGTTGAGTGGCGATGCTGCCCAGGCTCGTGCTGAGGCCAGGGATGCCGGGGTGGCGATTCTGCCCTGGAGCGAATGCGCGCCATTGGCCGGTGTCGTGGTCGATGCCTTGCTCGGCACGGGCCTGACTGGCGATGTGCGTGAGCCTTGTGCCCAGGCGATTCGTCTGCTCAACCAGAGCAGGTTGCCGGTGCTGGCGGTGGATATTCCATCTGGCTTGCAGGCCGACACGGGCGCGCGCCTGGGGGTGGCAGTGCGCGCCGACCTGACGGTGACCTTTATCGCGCTCAAGCTCGGTCTGTTCACGGGTGTCGGCCCGCAGTTGTGCGGCGAGCTACAGTTCGACGATCTACAGGGCGACGCTGAGCTATTGGCTCGGGCGCCCAGCGTGGCGCAGCGTCTCGATCCAGCTAACCTGCCGCGTCTGGCCGCCCGCTCGCCAGTGGCACACAAGGGGCAGTTCGGTCACCTGCTGGTAGTAGGGGGTGACCTGGGTATGGGCGGCGCTGCGTTGCTGTGCGCCGATAGCGCGTTGCGTGCCGGTGCCGGGCTGGTGTCGTTGGCCACGCGCGCTGAACATGTTGCGGCCGCCCTGGTGCGCCGACCAGAAATCATGTGTGCTGCGGTAGCCTCGGCCAATCAGTTGCTGAGTCTGGTCGAGCGTGCCGATGTCTGTGTGGTCGGGCCGGGACTGGGCCAGGGGGCCTGGAGCCGCAGTCTGCTGTCTGGCGTGGCGGGTAGCGATCAGCCGCAGGTATGGGATGCCGATGCATTGAATCTGCTTGCGGCTGGGCAGGTCAGTGCGCCGCGTCATGGTGTGCTGACGCCGCATCCGGGTGAAGCGGCGCGTATGCTGGGTATCGAAACGGCGGTGCTGCAGACGGACCGACCCGCAGCGGCGCGAGCGCTGGCGCAGCGTTTTGGTCTGGTGGTAGTGCTCAAAGGCGCCGGTAGTCTGGTCGCCGCGCCGGATGGACGTCTGGCGCTGTGTGATCGTGGCCATCCGGCGATGGCGGGGGCGGGGCTGGGAGATGTGCTGGCTGGCCTGATCGGCGCGCTGCTGGCGCAGGGCATGGCCGCGTATGATGCGGCCTGCCTGGCCGTCTGGCTGCATGCACGGGCCGGCGAGGTGCTTGCCGTGCAGGGGCGTGGGCTGGCGGCCGGTGATCTGCCCTGTACCATTCGTCAGTTATTGGAGGAGGTGTGTCCTTGTACGAAGTGA
- the tsaE gene encoding tRNA (adenosine(37)-N6)-threonylcarbamoyltransferase complex ATPase subunit type 1 TsaE → MYEVRFEAADEAAMLALGASIAEVSGGVGTIYLHGDLGAGKTTLSRGILRGLGHVGAVKSPTFTLVEPYEIGGVRAFHFDLYRLVDPEELEFLGIRDYFEGAALCLIEWPQRGAGVLPKPDLDITISPQASGRSLLLQGHGTRGEAWCKALGSKQ, encoded by the coding sequence TTGTACGAAGTGAGATTCGAGGCGGCCGACGAGGCTGCGATGCTGGCGTTGGGTGCGTCGATTGCCGAGGTCAGTGGAGGTGTCGGCACGATTTATCTGCATGGTGATCTGGGGGCCGGCAAGACCACCCTGTCGCGCGGTATTCTGCGCGGGCTGGGCCATGTCGGGGCGGTCAAGAGCCCGACCTTCACCCTGGTCGAACCCTATGAGATTGGTGGCGTACGCGCCTTCCACTTCGACCTGTATCGCCTGGTCGATCCTGAGGAGCTGGAGTTTCTCGGGATCCGCGATTACTTCGAAGGCGCCGCTCTGTGCCTGATCGAGTGGCCGCAGCGTGGCGCAGGCGTTTTGCCAAAGCCAGACCTGGACATTACCATTAGCCCCCAGGCGAGCGGCCGCTCGCTGTTGCTGCAAGGGCATGGGACTCGAGGGGAGGCCTGGTGCAAGGCGCTTGGCAGCAAGCAATGA
- a CDS encoding N-acetylmuramoyl-L-alanine amidase: MGLVMRIGALVTAVGVLLAALAAEVLAASDVRSVRLWRAPDNTRLVFDLSGPVQHSVFTLAAPDRIVIDVKGARLATNLEQLSLANTPITGVRSAQRSAEELRVVIDLSAPVSPKSFTLAPNQQYGHRLVVDLFDQGSAPPSAPTSSVAASAPPVPVTPTQPPPKLTPVPNGKRDIVIAIDAGHGGEDPGALSPVKGQYEKNVTLAISRELQRQINAEKGFRGELVRTGDYFIPLRKRTEIARKKGADLFVSIHADAAPRASAFGASVYALSERGATSETARWLADAENQSDLIGGAGNVSLDDKDKMLAGVLLDLSMTASLSSSLNVGQKVLSNMGSITPLHKRRVEQAGFMVLKSPDIPSILVETGFISNPNEAKKLHTVSHQQALARSITTGVKQFFHENPPPGTYVAWLRDEGKIVAGPREHVVARGESLALIAQRYQISLAALRSANKLRGDVIKVGQTLQIPATALAAQ, encoded by the coding sequence ATGGGGTTGGTTATGCGCATAGGCGCGCTGGTTACCGCTGTGGGGGTGTTGTTGGCGGCCCTGGCTGCCGAGGTGCTGGCTGCCTCCGATGTGCGTAGCGTGCGTCTGTGGCGTGCACCGGACAATACCCGCCTGGTCTTCGATCTGTCCGGCCCGGTGCAGCACAGTGTCTTCACGCTGGCGGCTCCTGACCGTATCGTCATCGATGTCAAGGGTGCCAGGCTGGCCACCAATCTCGAGCAGCTCTCGCTCGCCAATACCCCGATCACCGGTGTGCGCTCGGCGCAGCGCAGCGCCGAAGAGTTGCGCGTGGTCATCGATCTGTCGGCGCCGGTTTCGCCGAAGAGCTTTACCCTGGCGCCCAATCAGCAGTACGGCCATCGCCTGGTTGTCGACCTGTTCGATCAGGGCAGTGCGCCGCCCTCTGCGCCGACCTCCAGCGTTGCGGCCAGCGCGCCGCCCGTGCCGGTCACGCCGACCCAGCCGCCACCCAAGCTGACGCCTGTGCCCAATGGCAAGCGCGATATCGTTATCGCCATCGATGCCGGCCATGGTGGCGAAGACCCTGGCGCGCTGTCGCCGGTCAAAGGGCAGTACGAGAAGAACGTGACCTTGGCCATTTCCAGGGAATTGCAGCGACAGATCAATGCCGAGAAAGGCTTTCGCGGCGAGTTGGTGCGCACGGGGGATTACTTCATTCCACTGCGCAAGCGCACCGAGATTGCGCGCAAGAAGGGCGCGGATCTGTTCGTCTCCATTCATGCCGATGCAGCGCCGCGCGCTTCGGCCTTCGGTGCGTCGGTCTATGCCTTGTCCGAGCGCGGAGCAACCTCCGAGACCGCCCGCTGGCTGGCCGATGCCGAGAATCAGTCTGACCTGATCGGCGGTGCCGGCAACGTCAGTCTCGACGACAAGGACAAGATGCTCGCTGGCGTGCTGCTGGACCTGTCGATGACGGCGTCGCTGTCATCCAGCCTGAATGTCGGGCAGAAGGTGTTGTCGAACATGGGCAGCATCACCCCGCTGCACAAGCGGCGCGTCGAACAAGCAGGGTTCATGGTGCTGAAGTCGCCGGATATTCCTTCGATCCTGGTGGAAACCGGGTTCATCTCCAATCCCAACGAGGCGAAGAAGCTGCACACTGTCAGTCATCAACAGGCACTGGCGCGCTCCATTACCACCGGGGTCAAGCAGTTCTTCCACGAGAATCCGCCGCCCGGCACCTACGTAGCCTGGCTGCGTGACGAAGGCAAGATCGTCGCCGGCCCGCGCGAACATGTGGTGGCGCGCGGCGAAAGCCTGGCGCTGATCGCTCAGCGTTATCAGATCAGCCTGGCGGCCTTGCGCAGTGCCAACAAGCTCAGGGGCGACGTGATCAAGGTCGGCCAGACATTGCAGATACCCGCCACAGCGCTGGCAGCCCAGTAG